A stretch of Kaistella flava (ex Peng et al. 2021) DNA encodes these proteins:
- a CDS encoding vWA domain-containing protein, with protein MEKQHVHNLIILDESGSMHSIKSQIISGFNETVQSIKGSQKKFPEQEHFISVVSFNDLGNKLLHFIDPVEKLNEIDADLYQPNACTPLFDAIGFSVTKLHQVVKDQQNCNVLVTIMTDGEENASKEYSGKQIKELIEKLKQEKWTFTYIGTDHDVDQIALNLSITNTLIFEKNEAGIKKMFEKDRTSRDVYYSKVQRNEDTKDNFFEE; from the coding sequence ATGGAAAAGCAACATGTACACAACCTTATTATTTTAGATGAAAGTGGCTCCATGCACAGCATTAAATCCCAAATCATTTCGGGCTTTAACGAAACCGTTCAGTCGATTAAAGGTTCTCAGAAAAAATTCCCTGAGCAGGAACATTTTATCTCTGTCGTTAGTTTTAATGATCTTGGCAACAAATTGTTGCACTTCATTGATCCTGTAGAAAAACTTAATGAGATCGATGCTGATCTCTATCAGCCAAATGCCTGTACTCCACTTTTTGACGCTATCGGATTCTCGGTGACTAAATTACATCAGGTCGTAAAAGATCAGCAGAACTGTAATGTCCTGGTAACTATTATGACCGATGGTGAAGAAAATGCATCGAAGGAATATTCTGGAAAACAGATTAAAGAATTGATTGAAAAGTTGAAACAAGAAAAATGGACTTTTACCTATATCGGAACCGATCACGACGTAGATCAAATCGCACTTAATCTTTCCATCACCAATACTTTGATTTTTGAGAAAAACGAAGCCGGCATTAAGAAAATGTTTGAAAAAGACAGAACTTCGCGCGATGTTTATTATTCAAAAGTCCAAAGAAATGAGGATACGAAGGATAATTTCTTTGAGGAATAA
- a CDS encoding helix-turn-helix transcriptional regulator, which produces MAINKNAYFRYQILDNCFRNTGRTYNIDDLLKEINDRLFERDPDNTGIQRRQLFEDIKYMESEDGFSIPLDKIKDGRRKIYRYSDRDFSIRNEPINEAEALQMQSALQILSRFSGAPQFEWMDEMLPRLESKFGAIPESEHIISYESNIDYVGTEYIKVIFNAIHNQRVLNVSYHPFTQEKSVNIVFHPYHLKQYNNRWFVFGRNEENGIKTWNLALDRVSGVKETNKTYVDADIDWEDYFSDIVGVSRPFDAVAEEVKLLFSAEAKPYILTKPIHQSQKAREINDQLEVRIKVIPNFELQKLILSFGWQVTVITPESLRDKIASILKQAVGNY; this is translated from the coding sequence ATGGCAATCAATAAAAATGCTTACTTCCGATACCAAATTTTGGATAATTGCTTTCGCAATACGGGAAGAACTTATAACATCGATGATTTGTTAAAAGAAATAAACGATAGATTATTTGAACGTGATCCAGACAATACAGGAATTCAACGCCGCCAATTATTCGAAGACATTAAGTACATGGAAAGCGAAGATGGTTTTTCGATTCCTTTAGATAAGATAAAAGATGGACGAAGGAAAATTTATCGATATTCAGATAGGGATTTCAGCATCAGAAATGAACCCATTAATGAAGCTGAAGCACTTCAAATGCAATCGGCCCTACAGATTCTGTCACGTTTTTCTGGTGCCCCTCAGTTTGAATGGATGGATGAAATGTTACCCAGATTAGAATCAAAATTCGGCGCAATTCCGGAAAGTGAGCATATCATTAGTTATGAATCGAATATTGATTATGTAGGAACTGAGTACATTAAGGTGATTTTTAATGCGATTCATAACCAACGCGTTCTTAATGTTTCTTATCATCCCTTCACGCAGGAAAAGTCAGTAAATATAGTTTTTCATCCTTATCATTTAAAACAATACAATAATCGCTGGTTCGTATTTGGACGAAATGAGGAGAATGGAATCAAAACCTGGAATTTAGCGTTAGACAGGGTTAGTGGAGTAAAAGAAACTAACAAAACCTATGTTGATGCAGACATTGACTGGGAAGATTATTTCTCCGATATCGTAGGAGTGAGCAGACCTTTTGACGCAGTTGCGGAAGAAGTGAAATTACTCTTTAGTGCCGAAGCGAAGCCCTATATATTAACGAAGCCTATTCATCAGTCCCAAAAGGCAAGAGAAATTAATGATCAGTTAGAAGTTCGCATCAAAGTTATTCCTAATTTTGAACTGCAAAAACTCATTCTTTCTTTTGGTTGGCAGGTAACCGTTATTACTCCTGAAAGTTTAAGAGATAAGATTGCTTCTATTTTAAAACAGGCCGTCGGGAATTATTGA
- a CDS encoding UvrD-helicase domain-containing protein: MEEFKVESVDLSGANIIEASAGTGKTFSIAVLVVRLLVEKWIPIEKMLLVTFTESAAAELKERSIKFIREALLEIENSGSSGNEIIKGVVENALNNNQTSADIENRLRKALLNIDNAMMCTIHSFCQQTLNEFAFETNQIFGKELKSDISDIVTKHTNGFRRAVLNIINPELFEISELSNEKILTGIIKNALSGQKLHGDHAEVHSLLEYNQELEKIRDATIEYLQNSKDSMTNTINNYVKKGYGKASALSKIEDNNKLLIYFELDADKIKFDFNDLFPIEIAECKKNKQERDLYSCSTKNVFFQQAIDWILPKVKQELKSKNHFTFDDLIDQLHGSRDKDALKLLMRAKYDAIFLDEFQDTDKKQYAIFKEIFQHDPSKIIFYIGDPKQSIYAWRKADLNTYFEARNAIVSEKRFTMKTNFRSTTNYIDALNKFFLPNTDFDTFENGAVEGHQKIKYEVVKAKQQNAEGLNIDNKLLSPLTIIDGYKSEEEVNAIVRKTIRHLLKGDVTLNKKPLKPSNITILIRTNREGKTLKRILESENIPSVILDDSKVVQSAEANELLFILQAILNPKKAAIQKAFLTSVLGKKVIDLEDIDFDYWVEKFSTYQKNWTKDGIFVALNQVINDFNLIAKNQSDITKGHRILSNIRQLLELLQEKEQNNALTPNEVYFYLYNQTKSVDDTENKELSQRIESDEDAVKIVTIHKSKGLEYDVIIAPYLNLNENEKGEFSSIRIEKEGESDYVFTRKPISDLSLKVQFISQQNQENRRLLYVALTRAKYNAIVISKVGKSTLSNLLAKLQTTNNNIKLYKKEDIVDWNPDPITLQEETIPSSDKTIPKLVFADKNYNKMSYSFLSAHPSKSTKQDGTSYEKSHYDHFVFKDLKKGAQIGNLLHNIFEFINYSDTDNWTEVIRTSVQCFAPSNIEDTVFLENLYQLVHHTVHANLGTDAYGNTFSLQAIERGKRINEIEFNFKIANEFGMMDLESVMMDHSQILTKRSGDVKGMMNGLVDLFFEHEGKYYILDWKSNFLGDSIACYHADQLNESMNESNYHLQYCIYTVAMKRFVESKLGADFDYETHFGGVIYLFLRGVREGQSTGVYVNKLPSNKVEELERIFQLEAVM; encoded by the coding sequence AACTCTGGATCATCCGGAAATGAAATTATTAAGGGAGTGGTAGAAAATGCGCTTAACAATAATCAGACGAGTGCTGACATTGAAAATAGACTTCGCAAAGCCTTGTTGAACATTGATAATGCGATGATGTGTACAATTCATAGTTTTTGCCAGCAAACGCTGAATGAATTTGCTTTTGAAACCAATCAGATTTTTGGTAAGGAATTAAAATCGGATATTTCAGATATTGTGACGAAACATACGAATGGATTTAGACGCGCAGTTTTAAATATAATAAATCCTGAATTATTCGAAATAAGCGAATTAAGCAATGAGAAAATCTTAACTGGAATCATTAAAAATGCTTTAAGTGGACAAAAACTTCACGGAGATCATGCTGAAGTTCATTCTCTTTTAGAGTACAATCAAGAGTTAGAAAAGATAAGAGATGCCACAATTGAATATTTGCAAAACAGCAAAGATTCAATGACTAATACTATAAATAATTATGTAAAAAAGGGATACGGCAAAGCATCAGCTTTATCTAAAATTGAAGATAATAATAAACTATTAATTTATTTTGAGCTAGATGCAGATAAAATAAAATTTGATTTTAACGATCTTTTCCCAATTGAAATTGCAGAGTGCAAAAAGAATAAACAGGAAAGAGACCTTTATTCCTGCTCGACTAAAAATGTTTTTTTTCAGCAAGCCATCGACTGGATCCTTCCAAAAGTTAAGCAAGAATTGAAGTCTAAAAACCATTTCACCTTTGATGATTTAATCGATCAATTACACGGATCGCGAGACAAGGATGCGCTAAAGCTATTAATGAGAGCGAAGTATGATGCTATTTTTCTTGATGAATTTCAGGATACCGATAAAAAACAATATGCTATTTTCAAGGAAATTTTCCAACACGATCCTTCCAAAATAATTTTCTATATCGGTGATCCAAAACAATCTATATACGCCTGGAGAAAAGCGGATTTAAATACCTATTTCGAAGCACGAAACGCTATCGTCTCGGAAAAACGTTTTACGATGAAGACGAATTTCCGGTCCACAACAAATTATATCGATGCTTTAAACAAGTTTTTCCTGCCCAACACTGATTTCGATACTTTCGAAAATGGTGCAGTAGAGGGTCACCAAAAAATAAAATACGAAGTTGTAAAAGCAAAACAACAAAATGCTGAAGGCCTCAATATAGATAACAAGTTGCTTTCCCCATTAACCATAATTGATGGATATAAGAGTGAGGAAGAGGTCAACGCTATAGTACGAAAAACCATTCGACATTTATTAAAAGGAGACGTGACCTTAAATAAAAAACCTTTAAAACCTTCTAATATCACTATCTTAATCAGAACCAATCGTGAAGGAAAAACACTAAAAAGAATACTGGAAAGTGAAAATATCCCTTCCGTAATTTTGGATGACAGCAAAGTGGTTCAGTCAGCAGAAGCAAATGAATTATTGTTTATCCTGCAAGCGATTCTTAATCCAAAAAAAGCAGCCATTCAAAAGGCGTTTCTAACTTCTGTATTAGGGAAAAAAGTTATTGATCTAGAAGATATTGATTTCGATTATTGGGTTGAAAAATTTTCTACCTATCAAAAAAACTGGACAAAAGACGGTATTTTTGTAGCATTAAATCAGGTGATTAATGATTTTAATTTGATAGCAAAAAACCAGTCAGATATCACGAAAGGACATCGAATCCTTTCGAACATCAGGCAATTATTAGAGTTGCTGCAGGAAAAAGAACAGAATAATGCCTTAACACCAAATGAAGTTTATTTTTACTTATACAATCAGACAAAATCAGTTGATGATACAGAAAACAAAGAACTTTCGCAACGGATAGAAAGTGATGAAGATGCAGTAAAAATTGTTACCATTCATAAAAGTAAAGGATTAGAATATGATGTCATCATAGCTCCTTATCTGAATCTGAACGAGAATGAAAAAGGTGAGTTTAGTAGTATAAGAATAGAAAAAGAAGGTGAAAGTGATTATGTTTTTACAAGAAAGCCAATAAGTGATCTTTCCTTGAAAGTTCAATTTATAAGTCAGCAAAATCAAGAAAACAGACGTCTGCTATATGTTGCTTTGACCCGTGCTAAATATAATGCGATTGTAATTAGTAAGGTTGGAAAAAGTACCCTTTCAAACCTACTGGCTAAATTACAAACGACAAACAACAATATTAAACTTTATAAAAAAGAAGATATTGTCGACTGGAATCCGGATCCTATTACATTACAAGAGGAAACGATACCCTCTTCTGATAAGACAATTCCAAAACTCGTTTTTGCAGATAAAAATTATAACAAGATGAGCTACTCTTTTCTGTCTGCTCATCCTTCAAAATCTACCAAACAAGACGGAACTTCTTATGAGAAAAGTCACTATGACCATTTTGTTTTTAAAGATTTAAAAAAAGGCGCCCAAATAGGAAATTTACTGCACAACATCTTTGAATTTATTAATTATTCAGACACAGACAATTGGACGGAAGTTATTCGTACTTCTGTGCAGTGTTTTGCGCCATCTAATATTGAAGACACTGTTTTTTTAGAGAACTTATATCAACTCGTTCACCATACTGTTCATGCTAATTTAGGCACAGACGCTTATGGAAACACCTTTTCATTACAAGCTATAGAACGGGGAAAAAGAATCAATGAGATTGAATTCAATTTCAAAATTGCAAATGAATTTGGAATGATGGATTTAGAAAGCGTGATGATGGATCATTCACAGATTCTAACAAAACGTTCAGGCGATGTCAAAGGCATGATGAATGGTTTAGTCGATTTGTTTTTTGAGCATGAGGGAAAATATTACATCCTCGACTGGAAGTCTAACTTCTTAGGAGATTCGATTGCATGTTATCACGCAGACCAGCTCAATGAGTCCATGAATGAGAGCAACTATCATTTGCAGTACTGTATTTATACCGTCGCTATGAAACGGTTTGTCGAAAGCAAACTGGGAGCTGATTTTGATTATGAAACTCACTTTGGAGGAGTTATTTATTTATTCTTAAGAGGAGTTCGTGAGGGACAAAGTACAGGAGTGTATGTCAACAAGTTGCCTAGTAATAAAGTGGAGGAATTGGAAAGGATTTTTCAATTAGAAGCAGTGATGTAA
- a CDS encoding DUF2130 domain-containing protein produces the protein MMKTENQIIKCPKCGTEIDVNDVLSHQIEESLKIKLLAKENSLKEEFQKKEETLHAERKAVEDLMKNQDSILQTRLEEEKKKIEKEAEAKMKLKLQADHEEILKMKDDELKEKSEQVRAYNKMKTDFARIEREKNELKETLEAENEQKLNTKIEEERQKIQLQIMSKHELEIKDFQKKLDDQKKLTEEMKRKQDQGSMQLQGEVMELAIENFLASNFPLDTIEEIKKGASGADCLQTVNTFDTQNCGTIYYESKRAKNFSSGWIEKFKNDIREKGADIGVLVTEVLPTGMERMGFHQGIYICRFDEFKGLSNILRQSLITISTAIQSQENKGDKMVMLYNFLSGTEFRMQMEGIIEGFQQMEIDLNTEKRAMMRSWKQREKQIQKVINNTVNMYGSIKGIGGNAVQTIELLELGYTANQIENTLDYE, from the coding sequence ATGATGAAAACTGAAAATCAAATTATCAAATGCCCGAAATGTGGAACTGAAATCGACGTGAATGATGTGTTGTCACATCAAATCGAAGAAAGTTTAAAAATAAAACTTCTTGCCAAAGAAAATTCTTTAAAAGAAGAATTTCAGAAAAAAGAAGAAACTCTCCATGCAGAGAGAAAAGCAGTCGAGGATTTAATGAAAAATCAAGACTCAATTCTGCAGACAAGACTGGAGGAAGAAAAAAAGAAAATTGAAAAAGAGGCAGAGGCAAAAATGAAACTGAAGTTGCAGGCAGACCATGAAGAAATTCTCAAAATGAAGGATGACGAACTTAAAGAGAAATCTGAGCAGGTTAGAGCTTATAATAAAATGAAAACAGATTTTGCCAGAATTGAACGTGAGAAAAATGAACTGAAAGAAACCCTTGAAGCGGAAAATGAGCAAAAATTAAATACAAAAATTGAAGAAGAACGACAAAAAATTCAATTACAGATTATGTCTAAACATGAACTGGAAATAAAAGACTTCCAGAAGAAATTGGATGATCAGAAAAAACTTACGGAGGAAATGAAACGCAAACAGGATCAAGGATCAATGCAATTGCAGGGAGAAGTGATGGAACTGGCAATTGAAAATTTCCTTGCTTCTAATTTTCCATTGGATACCATTGAAGAAATTAAAAAAGGTGCTTCAGGCGCAGACTGTCTTCAAACCGTAAACACTTTCGATACCCAAAACTGTGGCACCATATATTATGAAAGCAAGCGTGCGAAGAACTTTTCGTCTGGCTGGATTGAAAAATTCAAAAATGATATTCGTGAGAAAGGCGCAGATATTGGGGTTTTGGTAACCGAAGTTTTACCTACCGGAATGGAAAGAATGGGATTTCATCAGGGAATTTACATCTGTCGTTTTGACGAATTCAAAGGGCTTTCTAATATTTTGCGACAGTCATTAATCACCATCAGTACCGCGATTCAGTCGCAGGAAAACAAAGGTGATAAAATGGTGATGCTTTATAACTTTCTTTCTGGTACAGAATTCAGAATGCAAATGGAAGGAATCATCGAAGGTTTCCAGCAAATGGAAATAGATTTGAACACCGAAAAAAGAGCGATGATGCGCAGTTGGAAACAACGCGAAAAGCAGATTCAAAAAGTGATCAACAACACCGTGAATATGTACGGCTCGATTAAAGGAATTGGCGGAAATGCAGTGCAAACTATAGAACTTTTAGAACTTGGATATACCGCAAATCAAATTGAAAACACACTAGATTATGAATGA